TGTTGACGTAGACGAAGGGGGTCCGGCTGCCGAACAGGCCCAGGGCGCAGGCCTGCAGGGTGCTGGAGCCGTGGGCGACCACCACGTCCGCCCGGCGCGCGGCGGCCCGCAGGGCGCGCAGGGTGGCCGGGTGGTGCCGGCCGGGCCCGAGCACCGGGACGTCGGTGTCGGGGGCGTCCGGGTGCGGGTGCAGGGCCCGCAGTTCGGAGGGCCGGCCGCGGCGGAGCAGTTCGCCGTGCAGGTCGCGGGCGAGGTTCTGGGCCCCCCGCCGCCGCGGGTCGGTGATCACGTGCAGCACGCGGGGCGCCGCGGGCGCGGGGTCGGACATGGCACCGACCCTGACACAACCGGTCGGCGGCGCGCAGCCGGATGCCTGGATCGGGCGACCTGCGCGAACACGTAGCGGAGCCGGGCCCTCAGCTGGGATGCTGATCGCCAGTCAGGGCGGGGCCGTTCAGGGAGGCCGGTCACGCCCGGGGTCGACCCGGGGGGTTTGGCTGTGCATGTGCTGTATGTGATCGACAGCGTGGACCGGGTCGGCGGAGCCGAACAGGGCCTGGTCTCGATGGCGCCCCAACTGGTGCGGGCCGGTGTCCGGTTGGACGTGGCGTACCTGCGGGAGTCGCCCGGGGGGTTCCAGCCGGAGCTGACCGCGGCCGGGGCCGGGGTGTTCCGGGTGGGCGGGGGCGGCCGGGCGGGCAGCCTGGCGGCGCTGCGCCGGCTGATCCGCGAGCGCCGGCCGGAGCTGGTGCACACCACGCTGTACGAGTCGGACGTGCTGGGCCGCTCGGCCGCGCTGTCCGCGGGCGTCCCGGTGGTGTCCAGCCTGGTCAACTCGGCCTACGGGCCGGAGCATCTGCACGCCCGCGGGCTGAACCCGTGGAAGGTGCGGGCGGCGCAGGCGGTGGACGCGGCGACCGCGCAGGGCACCCGCCGGTTCCACGCGCTCACCGACCACGTGGCGGGGGCGATGTCGCGGCGGCTGCGGGTGGCGCGGGAGCGGATCGACGTGGTGCCGCGCGGCCGCGACCCGGAGCTGCTGGGCTCGGTGACGGCCGAGCGGCGGGCCGCCGTCCGGTCCGCGCTCGACCTGCCCGAGGACGTCCCGGTGGTGCTGGCGGCCGCCCGGCAGCAGTACCAGAAGGGCCTGGACGT
The window above is part of the Kitasatospora sp. HUAS MG31 genome. Proteins encoded here:
- a CDS encoding glycosyltransferase family 4 protein; amino-acid sequence: MLYVIDSVDRVGGAEQGLVSMAPQLVRAGVRLDVAYLRESPGGFQPELTAAGAGVFRVGGGGRAGSLAALRRLIRERRPELVHTTLYESDVLGRSAALSAGVPVVSSLVNSAYGPEHLHARGLNPWKVRAAQAVDAATAQGTRRFHALTDHVAGAMSRRLRVARERIDVVPRGRDPELLGSVTAERRAAVRSALDLPEDVPVVLAAARQQYQKGLDVLLEAWPDVRQYAPEAVLLLAGSEGGESERLRALAGRGGGGVRFLGPRGDVYDLMAAADAFAVPSRWEGLGSAAMEAMGVGVPLVCSDVPALRETVGSEDYALLVPPERPEELAKALITLLDDPSGSAVRVKAARARFLTSFTLQQVSARMVGFYERALRRRVA